From one Musa acuminata AAA Group cultivar baxijiao chromosome BXJ2-6, Cavendish_Baxijiao_AAA, whole genome shotgun sequence genomic stretch:
- the LOC135615156 gene encoding uncharacterized protein LOC135615156 — translation MASASASPFSGFPPHKFLFSNPRKLLPSIRMASEAGGLGEFSSQSASSSPSPPKILDSHLHVWASPQEAVGSYPYFPGQEPSIPGYANFLLKLMSEAGVDGALIVQPINHMFDHSLVTSVLKRHPSKFIGCCLANPAEDGTGIRQLEDLVLKDRYRAVRFNPYLWPSGQKMTNEIGKAMFYRAGELGVPVGIMCMKGLSLHISEIEELCENYPSTIVLLDHMGFCKPPMTDEEHDTFSSLLKLARFPQVYVKFSALFRLSRKQYPYEDTRDLLSQVVSNYGANRVMWGSDFPFVVKECGYKEAREAVSLLANQIPLSSSDLEWIMGRTLGQLFQQPWQAL, via the exons ATGGCATCGGCTTCCGCTTCACCCTTCTCTGGATTCCCCCCTCACAAATTTCTCTTCTCCAACCCCAGAAAGCTCCTACCCAGCATCAGAATGGCTTCCGAAGCGGGAGGATTGGGAGAATTCTCCTCCCAATCCGCctcatcttctccttctcctccaaaGATACTGGACTCCCATCTCCATGTATGGGCTTCTCCCCAAGAG GCTGTAGGAAGTTACCCTTATTTTCCAGGGCAGGAGCCGTCAATCCCTGGATACGCCAATTTCCTGCTCAAG TTGATGTCAGAAGCAGGAGTGGATGGTGCCCTTATTGTGCAGCCTATAAATCACATGTTTGATCACTCTTTAGTAACTAG TGTTTTGAAGAGGCATCCATCTAAATTCATTGGTTGTTGTTTAGCAAATCCTGCAGAAGATGGAACTGGTATTAGGCAGCTCGAAGATCTAGTTTTAAAG GATAGATATCGAGCTGTTCGATTCAATCCGTATCTTTGGCCTTCTGGTCAAAAG ATGACAAATGAAATTGGAAAAGCAATGTTCTATAGAGCTGGAGAACTTGGAGTACCAGTGGGAATTATGTGTATGAAG GGTCTTAGTCTACACATATCAGAAATAGAGGAGCTCTGTGAAAACTATCCTTCAACCATTGTACTACTTGACCACATGGGTTTCTGCAAACCACCAAT GACTGATGAGGAACACGATACCTTCTCGTCATTGCTAAAACTGGCTAGGTTTCCGCAG GTTTATGTGAAATTCAGTGCCCTTTTCCGATTGTCAAGAAAACAGTATCCATATGAGGATACAAGAGACCTTCTTTCCCAAGTTGTCTCCAACTATGGAGCTAACCGAGTCATGTGGGGAAG TGACTTTCCCTTTGTTGTTAAGGAGTGTGGCTATAAAGAGGCGAGGGAAGCTGTCTCTCTCCTCGCGAACCAGATACCCTTGTCATCATCTGATTTAGAGTGGATAATGGGCAGAACACTTGGGCAACTCTTCCAACAACCATGGCAAGCTCTATAG